A stretch of Chaetodon auriga isolate fChaAug3 chromosome 21, fChaAug3.hap1, whole genome shotgun sequence DNA encodes these proteins:
- the epb41l3a gene encoding band 4.1-like protein 3a isoform X2, producing MTTEPGEPKEDQPKEAESFPEAAAHSTPKQGGEVGPSQSQAQSSLAEDSTSHLSSSSWIARSPARNPLSFRTMQTKVTLLDSSLFTCTVEKRARGLQLFEKVCEHINLLERDYFALSFRDADNNKNWLDPAKEMKKQVRGVPWNFSFNVKFYPPDPAQLSEDITRYFLCLQLRQDIVSGRLPCSFATHTVLGSYTIQSELGDYDPECGADYVSELSFAPNQTKEMEEKIMELHKTYRGMTPAEAEMHFLENVKKLSMYGVDLHHAKMVGSRFDCLPSAKSEDSEGVTIMLGVCSSGLLVYRDRLRINRFSWPKILKISYKRNNFYIKIRPGEFDQFESTIGFKLLNHRAAKRLWKVCVEHHSFFRLMSPEETPKKLLSLGSKFRYSGRTQIQTRRASAQISRPAPHFPRCISKRNMLSRSLDGASRATSSLIGSPAITVSPKANGDAHTDMGAGLYGASKAIAVSDLITTVTPERRMEERRAEQVEEVLVLGDEVQERMEVHKEELQQDEEEEEKEENREISQQSPLTPQKHDTKTELTDTALDGDLTVTESDQDEDLKTQETLGSPEEEQKPQSTISALRRSFLEGEVGGAGGGMTEWEKRLASSPLRRVDDSPMIEPLELDETLPLDNRSTMESGTITNLVLPQPIREKSYTVGRSYDTSSGRVITMTTRDDSSDVTMTTGNIEMDTQFRIIPLSTADDVITGGPLITICEVKTPTSPPEIVPGVCDIINDAISGNDTRGGGVSSLDLQQGGAPVISPLTPLVPLKSPLDEPILSPAPSPGLSGRTSPSLSRVPKPIFDEMSPELTALLKSAREQKTFREHNLLKTSEKVETVFLMTEPCDQHKPMADQPQEVPVMRKTLTYEAPGSRVDSDPPAGLLLSSQTFTAETSNTTTTTHITKTVKGGISETRIEKRIVISGDTDIDHDQALAAALSEARRQHPELSVTRVVVHKETEVSSDYVNN from the exons AAACGTGCTCGTGGGCTTCAGTTGTTTGAGAAGGTTTGTGAACACATCAACCTGCTGGAGAGAGACTACTTCGCCTTGTCCTTCAGAGATGCAGACAACAACAAA AACTGGTTGGATCCAGcaaaagagatgaagaagcaggtcagag GTGTTCCCTGGAATTTCTCATTCAATGTGAAATTTTACCCTCCTGATCCAGCCCAGCTGTCTGAGGACATCACCAG GTACTTCCTTTGTCTCCAGCTCAGACAGGATATTGTTTCTGGTCGTCTTCCGTGCTCATTtgcaacacacactgtcctTGGCTCCTACACCATCCAATCAGAGCTTGGAGACTATGATCCTG AGTGTGGTGCAGATTATGTCAGTGAACTCAGTTTTGCCccaaatcaaacaaaagaaatggagGAGAAGATCATGGAGCTACATAAAACATACAG AGGAATGACTCCAGCTGAAGCAGAGATGCACTTTCTGGAAAACGTAAAGAAGCTTTCCATGTATGGAGTTGACCTTCATCATGCAAAG ATGGTAGGAAGCCGATTTGATTGCTTGCCTTCAGCTAAGTCAGAG GACTCGGAGGGTGTGACCATCATGCTCGGTGTGTGCAGTAGTGGTCTGCTGGtctacagagacagactgaggatcAACAGATTCTCGTGGCCAAAGATCCTGAAGATCTCATACAAACGGAACAACTTCTACATCAAAATCCGACCTGGAGAG TTTGACCAGTTTGAGTCTACCATTGGCTTCAAGCTGCTGAaccacagagcagctaaaaGACTGTGGAAAGTCTGTGTGGAGCATCACTCCTTCTTCAG GCTGATGTCTCCAGAAGAAACCCCTAAGAAGTTACTGTCTCTGGGGTCAAAGTTTCGCTACAGTGGTCGGACTCAGATCCAGACTCGCAGAGCCAGCGCTCAGATCTCCAGACCTGCACCACATTTCCCACGATGCATCAGCAAGAGGAACATGCTGAGCCGCAGCCTGGATGGAG CTTCCAGGGCCACGtcctctctgattggctctccAGCCATCACAGTGTCCCCCAAAGCCAATGGTGATGCACACACAG acatggGTGCAGGCCTGTACGGAGCATCTAAAGCCATCGCTGTTAGTGACCTCATCACCACCGTGACACctgagaggaggatggaggagaggagggcagagcaAG TTGAGGAGGTGCTGGTGTTGGGGGATGAGGtgcaggagaggatggaggtgcATAAAGAGGAGTTGcagcaggatgaagaagaggaagagaaggaggagaacagagagattTCTCAGCAGAGTCCTCTGACACCTCAGAAACATGACACCAAG ACTGAGCTGACTGATACAGCTTTGGATGGAGACCTAACGGTTACTGAG tctgatcAGGATGAAGACTTGAAAACTCAG GAGACGTTGGGGAGtccagaggaggaacagaaacCTCAGAGCACCATCAGTGCTCTCAGACGCTCATTCTTAGAGGGAGAGGtaggaggagcaggtggagggatgACAGAGTGGGAGAAACGTCTTGCCTCCTCACCTCTACGACGAGTCGACGACTCCCCAATGATTGAACCGCTGGAACTAGATGAG actCTCCCACTGGACAACCGCTCAACTATG GAGAGTGGGACCATAACAAACCTAGTTCtccctcagccaatcagagagaagAGCTATACTGTAGGTCGAAGCTATGACACGTCCTCCGGCAGGGtcatcaccatgacaaccagGGATGACAGCTCTGAtgttaccatgacaacaggGAATATTGAGATGGACACGCAGTTCAGAATCATCCCACTGTCCAccgctgatgatgtcatcacaggGGGACCATTAATCACAATTTGTGAGGTGAAGACACCAACCTCACCACCTGAGATAGTGCCCGGTGTCTGTGACATCATCAATGATGCCATTAGTGGGAATGACaccagaggaggtggagtcagTAGTCTGGACCTCCAGCAGGGTGGAGCCCCCGTGATCTCACCTTTGACCCCACTAGTCCCTCTTAAATCCCCCCTGGACGAGCCAATCCTAAGCCCTGCTCCCTCACCGGGTCTGTCAGGCAGGACGtcaccctccctctccagaGTG cctAAACCTATATTCGATGAAATGTCTCCTGAGctgactgctctgctgaagTCGGCCAGAGAACAAAAAACCTTCAGAGAACACAACCTGCTGAAG ACATCAGAGAAGGTGGAGACGGTCTTCTTGATGACGGAGCCATGTGACCAGCACAAGCCAATGGCAGACCAGCCTCAG GAAGTCCCAGTGATGAGGAAGACCCTCACCTATGAAGCTCCAGGG agccGAGTAGACTCTGATCCTCCTGCAGGTTTGCTGCTGAGCTCCCAGACCTTCACTGCAGAGAcctccaacaccaccaccaccacacacatcACCAAG ACTGTAAAAGGAGGAATTTCAGAAACCAGAATAGAGAAGAGAATCGTGATTTCTGGAGACACAGATATCGACCATGACCAG GCTTTGGCGGCGGCACTCAGCGAGGCACGGCGGCAGCATCCTGAGCTGTCCGTCACACGAGTTGTCGTCCATAAAGAAACAGAGGTCTCTTCTGATTATGTCAATAATTAG
- the epb41l3a gene encoding band 4.1-like protein 3a isoform X4: MTTEPGEPKEDQPKEAESFPEAAAHSTPKQGGEVGPSQSQAQSSLAEDSTSHLSSSSWIARSPARNPLSFRTMQTKVTLLDSSLFTCTVEKRARGLQLFEKVCEHINLLERDYFALSFRDADNNKNWLDPAKEMKKQVRGVPWNFSFNVKFYPPDPAQLSEDITRYFLCLQLRQDIVSGRLPCSFATHTVLGSYTIQSELGDYDPEECGADYVSELSFAPNQTKEMEEKIMELHKTYRGMTPAEAEMHFLENVKKLSMYGVDLHHAKDSEGVTIMLGVCSSGLLVYRDRLRINRFSWPKILKISYKRNNFYIKIRPGEFDQFESTIGFKLLNHRAAKRLWKVCVEHHSFFRLMSPEETPKKLLSLGSKFRYSGRTQIQTRRASAQISRPAPHFPRCISKRNMLSRSLDGASRATSSLIGSPAITVSPKANGDAHTDMGAGLYGASKAIAVSDLITTVTPERRMEERRAEQVEEVLVLGDEVQERMEVHKEELQQDEEEEEKEENREISQQSPLTPQKHDTKTELTDTALDGDLTVTESDQDEDLKTQETLGSPEEEQKPQSTISALRRSFLEGEVGGAGGGMTEWEKRLASSPLRRVDDSPMIEPLELDETLPLDNRSTMESGTITNLVLPQPIREKSYTVGRSYDTSSGRVITMTTRDDSSDVTMTTGNIEMDTQFRIIPLSTADDVITGGPLITICEVKTPTSPPEIVPGVCDIINDAISGNDTRGGGVSSLDLQQGGAPVISPLTPLVPLKSPLDEPILSPAPSPGLSGRTSPSLSRVPKPIFDEMSPELTALLKSAREQKTFREHNLLKTSEKVETVFLMTEPCDQHKPMADQPQEVPVMRKTLTYEAPGSRVDSDPPAGLLLSSQTFTAETSNTTTTTHITKTVKGGISETRIEKRIVISGDTDIDHDQALAAALSEARRQHPELSVTRVVVHKETEVSSDYVNN; the protein is encoded by the exons AAACGTGCTCGTGGGCTTCAGTTGTTTGAGAAGGTTTGTGAACACATCAACCTGCTGGAGAGAGACTACTTCGCCTTGTCCTTCAGAGATGCAGACAACAACAAA AACTGGTTGGATCCAGcaaaagagatgaagaagcaggtcagag GTGTTCCCTGGAATTTCTCATTCAATGTGAAATTTTACCCTCCTGATCCAGCCCAGCTGTCTGAGGACATCACCAG GTACTTCCTTTGTCTCCAGCTCAGACAGGATATTGTTTCTGGTCGTCTTCCGTGCTCATTtgcaacacacactgtcctTGGCTCCTACACCATCCAATCAGAGCTTGGAGACTATGATCCTG aagAGTGTGGTGCAGATTATGTCAGTGAACTCAGTTTTGCCccaaatcaaacaaaagaaatggagGAGAAGATCATGGAGCTACATAAAACATACAG AGGAATGACTCCAGCTGAAGCAGAGATGCACTTTCTGGAAAACGTAAAGAAGCTTTCCATGTATGGAGTTGACCTTCATCATGCAAAG GACTCGGAGGGTGTGACCATCATGCTCGGTGTGTGCAGTAGTGGTCTGCTGGtctacagagacagactgaggatcAACAGATTCTCGTGGCCAAAGATCCTGAAGATCTCATACAAACGGAACAACTTCTACATCAAAATCCGACCTGGAGAG TTTGACCAGTTTGAGTCTACCATTGGCTTCAAGCTGCTGAaccacagagcagctaaaaGACTGTGGAAAGTCTGTGTGGAGCATCACTCCTTCTTCAG GCTGATGTCTCCAGAAGAAACCCCTAAGAAGTTACTGTCTCTGGGGTCAAAGTTTCGCTACAGTGGTCGGACTCAGATCCAGACTCGCAGAGCCAGCGCTCAGATCTCCAGACCTGCACCACATTTCCCACGATGCATCAGCAAGAGGAACATGCTGAGCCGCAGCCTGGATGGAG CTTCCAGGGCCACGtcctctctgattggctctccAGCCATCACAGTGTCCCCCAAAGCCAATGGTGATGCACACACAG acatggGTGCAGGCCTGTACGGAGCATCTAAAGCCATCGCTGTTAGTGACCTCATCACCACCGTGACACctgagaggaggatggaggagaggagggcagagcaAG TTGAGGAGGTGCTGGTGTTGGGGGATGAGGtgcaggagaggatggaggtgcATAAAGAGGAGTTGcagcaggatgaagaagaggaagagaaggaggagaacagagagattTCTCAGCAGAGTCCTCTGACACCTCAGAAACATGACACCAAG ACTGAGCTGACTGATACAGCTTTGGATGGAGACCTAACGGTTACTGAG tctgatcAGGATGAAGACTTGAAAACTCAG GAGACGTTGGGGAGtccagaggaggaacagaaacCTCAGAGCACCATCAGTGCTCTCAGACGCTCATTCTTAGAGGGAGAGGtaggaggagcaggtggagggatgACAGAGTGGGAGAAACGTCTTGCCTCCTCACCTCTACGACGAGTCGACGACTCCCCAATGATTGAACCGCTGGAACTAGATGAG actCTCCCACTGGACAACCGCTCAACTATG GAGAGTGGGACCATAACAAACCTAGTTCtccctcagccaatcagagagaagAGCTATACTGTAGGTCGAAGCTATGACACGTCCTCCGGCAGGGtcatcaccatgacaaccagGGATGACAGCTCTGAtgttaccatgacaacaggGAATATTGAGATGGACACGCAGTTCAGAATCATCCCACTGTCCAccgctgatgatgtcatcacaggGGGACCATTAATCACAATTTGTGAGGTGAAGACACCAACCTCACCACCTGAGATAGTGCCCGGTGTCTGTGACATCATCAATGATGCCATTAGTGGGAATGACaccagaggaggtggagtcagTAGTCTGGACCTCCAGCAGGGTGGAGCCCCCGTGATCTCACCTTTGACCCCACTAGTCCCTCTTAAATCCCCCCTGGACGAGCCAATCCTAAGCCCTGCTCCCTCACCGGGTCTGTCAGGCAGGACGtcaccctccctctccagaGTG cctAAACCTATATTCGATGAAATGTCTCCTGAGctgactgctctgctgaagTCGGCCAGAGAACAAAAAACCTTCAGAGAACACAACCTGCTGAAG ACATCAGAGAAGGTGGAGACGGTCTTCTTGATGACGGAGCCATGTGACCAGCACAAGCCAATGGCAGACCAGCCTCAG GAAGTCCCAGTGATGAGGAAGACCCTCACCTATGAAGCTCCAGGG agccGAGTAGACTCTGATCCTCCTGCAGGTTTGCTGCTGAGCTCCCAGACCTTCACTGCAGAGAcctccaacaccaccaccaccacacacatcACCAAG ACTGTAAAAGGAGGAATTTCAGAAACCAGAATAGAGAAGAGAATCGTGATTTCTGGAGACACAGATATCGACCATGACCAG GCTTTGGCGGCGGCACTCAGCGAGGCACGGCGGCAGCATCCTGAGCTGTCCGTCACACGAGTTGTCGTCCATAAAGAAACAGAGGTCTCTTCTGATTATGTCAATAATTAG
- the epb41l3a gene encoding band 4.1-like protein 3a isoform X7, whose translation MTTEPGEPKEDQPKEAESFPEAAAHSTPKQGGEVGPSQSQAQSSLAEDSTSHLSSSSWIARSPARNPLSFRTMQTKVTLLDSSLFTCTVEKRARGLQLFEKVCEHINLLERDYFALSFRDADNNKNWLDPAKEMKKQVRGVPWNFSFNVKFYPPDPAQLSEDITRYFLCLQLRQDIVSGRLPCSFATHTVLGSYTIQSELGDYDPEECGADYVSELSFAPNQTKEMEEKIMELHKTYRGMTPAEAEMHFLENVKKLSMYGVDLHHAKDSEGVTIMLGVCSSGLLVYRDRLRINRFSWPKILKISYKRNNFYIKIRPGEFDQFESTIGFKLLNHRAAKRLWKVCVEHHSFFRLMSPEETPKKLLSLGSKFRYSGRTQIQTRRASAQISRPAPHFPRCISKRNMLSRSLDGDMGAGLYGASKAIAVSDLITTVTPERRMEERRAEQVEEVLVLGDEVQERMEVHKEELQQDEEEEEKEENREISQQSPLTPQKHDTKTELTDTALDGDLTVTESDQDEDLKTQETLGSPEEEQKPQSTISALRRSFLEGEVGGAGGGMTEWEKRLASSPLRRVDDSPMIEPLELDETLPLDNRSTMESGTITNLVLPQPIREKSYTVGRSYDTSSGRVITMTTRDDSSDVTMTTGNIEMDTQFRIIPLSTADDVITGGPLITICEVKTPTSPPEIVPGVCDIINDAISGNDTRGGGVSSLDLQQGGAPVISPLTPLVPLKSPLDEPILSPAPSPGLSGRTSPSLSRVPKPIFDEMSPELTALLKSAREQKTFREHNLLKTSEKVETVFLMTEPCDQHKPMADQPQEVPVMRKTLTYEAPGSRVDSDPPAGLLLSSQTFTAETSNTTTTTHITKTVKGGISETRIEKRIVISGDTDIDHDQALAAALSEARRQHPELSVTRVVVHKETEVSSDYVNN comes from the exons AAACGTGCTCGTGGGCTTCAGTTGTTTGAGAAGGTTTGTGAACACATCAACCTGCTGGAGAGAGACTACTTCGCCTTGTCCTTCAGAGATGCAGACAACAACAAA AACTGGTTGGATCCAGcaaaagagatgaagaagcaggtcagag GTGTTCCCTGGAATTTCTCATTCAATGTGAAATTTTACCCTCCTGATCCAGCCCAGCTGTCTGAGGACATCACCAG GTACTTCCTTTGTCTCCAGCTCAGACAGGATATTGTTTCTGGTCGTCTTCCGTGCTCATTtgcaacacacactgtcctTGGCTCCTACACCATCCAATCAGAGCTTGGAGACTATGATCCTG aagAGTGTGGTGCAGATTATGTCAGTGAACTCAGTTTTGCCccaaatcaaacaaaagaaatggagGAGAAGATCATGGAGCTACATAAAACATACAG AGGAATGACTCCAGCTGAAGCAGAGATGCACTTTCTGGAAAACGTAAAGAAGCTTTCCATGTATGGAGTTGACCTTCATCATGCAAAG GACTCGGAGGGTGTGACCATCATGCTCGGTGTGTGCAGTAGTGGTCTGCTGGtctacagagacagactgaggatcAACAGATTCTCGTGGCCAAAGATCCTGAAGATCTCATACAAACGGAACAACTTCTACATCAAAATCCGACCTGGAGAG TTTGACCAGTTTGAGTCTACCATTGGCTTCAAGCTGCTGAaccacagagcagctaaaaGACTGTGGAAAGTCTGTGTGGAGCATCACTCCTTCTTCAG GCTGATGTCTCCAGAAGAAACCCCTAAGAAGTTACTGTCTCTGGGGTCAAAGTTTCGCTACAGTGGTCGGACTCAGATCCAGACTCGCAGAGCCAGCGCTCAGATCTCCAGACCTGCACCACATTTCCCACGATGCATCAGCAAGAGGAACATGCTGAGCCGCAGCCTGGATGGAG acatggGTGCAGGCCTGTACGGAGCATCTAAAGCCATCGCTGTTAGTGACCTCATCACCACCGTGACACctgagaggaggatggaggagaggagggcagagcaAG TTGAGGAGGTGCTGGTGTTGGGGGATGAGGtgcaggagaggatggaggtgcATAAAGAGGAGTTGcagcaggatgaagaagaggaagagaaggaggagaacagagagattTCTCAGCAGAGTCCTCTGACACCTCAGAAACATGACACCAAG ACTGAGCTGACTGATACAGCTTTGGATGGAGACCTAACGGTTACTGAG tctgatcAGGATGAAGACTTGAAAACTCAG GAGACGTTGGGGAGtccagaggaggaacagaaacCTCAGAGCACCATCAGTGCTCTCAGACGCTCATTCTTAGAGGGAGAGGtaggaggagcaggtggagggatgACAGAGTGGGAGAAACGTCTTGCCTCCTCACCTCTACGACGAGTCGACGACTCCCCAATGATTGAACCGCTGGAACTAGATGAG actCTCCCACTGGACAACCGCTCAACTATG GAGAGTGGGACCATAACAAACCTAGTTCtccctcagccaatcagagagaagAGCTATACTGTAGGTCGAAGCTATGACACGTCCTCCGGCAGGGtcatcaccatgacaaccagGGATGACAGCTCTGAtgttaccatgacaacaggGAATATTGAGATGGACACGCAGTTCAGAATCATCCCACTGTCCAccgctgatgatgtcatcacaggGGGACCATTAATCACAATTTGTGAGGTGAAGACACCAACCTCACCACCTGAGATAGTGCCCGGTGTCTGTGACATCATCAATGATGCCATTAGTGGGAATGACaccagaggaggtggagtcagTAGTCTGGACCTCCAGCAGGGTGGAGCCCCCGTGATCTCACCTTTGACCCCACTAGTCCCTCTTAAATCCCCCCTGGACGAGCCAATCCTAAGCCCTGCTCCCTCACCGGGTCTGTCAGGCAGGACGtcaccctccctctccagaGTG cctAAACCTATATTCGATGAAATGTCTCCTGAGctgactgctctgctgaagTCGGCCAGAGAACAAAAAACCTTCAGAGAACACAACCTGCTGAAG ACATCAGAGAAGGTGGAGACGGTCTTCTTGATGACGGAGCCATGTGACCAGCACAAGCCAATGGCAGACCAGCCTCAG GAAGTCCCAGTGATGAGGAAGACCCTCACCTATGAAGCTCCAGGG agccGAGTAGACTCTGATCCTCCTGCAGGTTTGCTGCTGAGCTCCCAGACCTTCACTGCAGAGAcctccaacaccaccaccaccacacacatcACCAAG ACTGTAAAAGGAGGAATTTCAGAAACCAGAATAGAGAAGAGAATCGTGATTTCTGGAGACACAGATATCGACCATGACCAG GCTTTGGCGGCGGCACTCAGCGAGGCACGGCGGCAGCATCCTGAGCTGTCCGTCACACGAGTTGTCGTCCATAAAGAAACAGAGGTCTCTTCTGATTATGTCAATAATTAG